A window of the Microplitis mediator isolate UGA2020A chromosome 5, iyMicMedi2.1, whole genome shotgun sequence genome harbors these coding sequences:
- the LOC130668839 gene encoding putative ankyrin repeat protein RF_0381, with protein sequence MELNRLTYTYEYVCNLIEQGVIVDIDTVVPVMGGLTLLQIATFNNDKKLVDYLLRKKANVHSKSRYWGTALHTAVIMKYLPITESLINYGADVNARVLVDPYVTRFRYPVNENDEDIPEFLLKRDDDVNRTLILYELCFAKSPLQIAVDQSKEEMVELLLKRTSLHFAVKCLNTEAVELILNDSMVDQNIVTVCENSALHYAIEFATDDTIIRQLLNAGIDINLINSDGETAFTLNLNNSPKVNDAIIEHIAKLSAANFYIHKQNLAIVNQEQFGKLRIQCLSELEKMKITYVCTSNVTYYNVLCNKCEHKLAVSLKYVSDSDIFDLDIPSLFPLYGGMISYRLKKALGRKKMLFKAISLTNDIFDEIQLPSTFTKDIFKLLTNKDLKKLQ encoded by the exons ATGGAATTAAACCGTTTAACCTATACCTACGAATACGTTTGCAACTTGATTGAACAAGGAGTTATCGTAGATATTGATACTGTGGTTCCAGTCATGGGTGGTTTAACGCTGCTTCAGATCGCAACTTTCaacaatgataaaaaattggtGGATTATCTGCTTCGCAAGAAAGCTAATGTACATTCAAAAAGCCGATACTGGGGTACAGCTCTTCATACTGCTGTCATAATGAAGTACCTGCCTATAACTGAGAGTCTAATAAATTATGGGGCAGACGTTAATGCTCGGGTACTTGTGGACCCTTATGTGACTCGTTTCCGGTATCCAGTTAACGAAAATGATGAAGATATTCCTGAGTTTTTATTGAAAAGAGACGACGATGTGAATAGGACATTGATTCTTTATGAATTGTGTTTTGCCAAATCACCATTACAAATTGCTGTTGATCAAAGTAAAGAAGAAATGGTGGAGctacttttaaaaa GAACTTCTCTACATTTTGCTGTCAAATGCCTGAACACGGAAGCAGTAGAATTGATCCTTAATGATAGTATGGTTGATCAAAATATAGTGACAGTGTGTGAAAATTCAGCGCTTCATTACGCAATTGAGTTCGCAACCGACGATACGATCATTAGACAACTTCTAAATGCTGgtattgatatcaatttaataaacagtGATGGTGAAACAGCTTTTACTTTAAATCTTAATAATTCACCAAAAGTTAATGACGCAATTATCGAACATATTGCAAAACTCAGTGCGGCGAATTTTTATATCCATAAACAAAATTTGGCAATCGTAAATCAAGAACAATTCGGTAAATTACGCATTCAGTGTTTAAgtgaattagaaaaaatgaagATAACATATGTTTGTACGAGCAATGTTACATATTATAATGTTCTGTGCAATAAATGTGAGCACAAATTGGCTGTTAGTTTAAAGTATGTTAGTGATAGTGATATTTTTGATTTGGACATTCCATCTCTTTTTCCACTATACGGTGGAATGATAagttatcgtttaaaaaaagcattaggacgaaaaaaaatgttattcaaAGCTATTAGTTTAACTAACGATATTTTCGATGAAATCCAACTCCCAAGTACGTTTACAaaggatatttttaaattactaaccAATAaagacttgaaaaaattacaatga
- the LOC130668840 gene encoding putative ankyrin repeat protein RF_0381 produces the protein MELNRLTYTYEYVCNLIEQGVIVDIDTVVPVMGGLTLLQIATFNNDKKLVDYLLRKKANVHSKSRYWGTALHTAVIMKYLPITESLINYGADVNARVLVDPYVTRFRYPVNENDEDIPEFLLKRDDDVNRTLILYELCFAKSPLQIAVDQSKEEMVELLLKRTSLHFAVKCLNTEAVELILNDSMVDQNIVTVCENSALHYAIEFATDDTIIRQLLNAGIDINLINSDGETAFTLNLNNSPKVNDAIIEHIAKLSAANFYIHKQNLAIVNQEQFGKLRIQCLSELEKMKITYVCTSNVTYYNVLCNKCEHKLAVSLKYVSDSDIFDLDIPSLFPLYGGMISYRLKKALGRKKMLFKAISLTNDIFDEIQLPIMGGLTLLQIATFNNDKKLVDYLLRKKANVHSKSRYWGTALHTAVIMKYLPITESLINYGADVNARVLVDPYVTRFRYPVNENDEDIPEFLLKRDDDVNRTLILYELCFAKSPLQIAVDQSKEEMVELLLKRTSLHFAVKCLNTEAVELILNDSMVDQNIVTVCENSALHYAIEFATDDTIIRQLLNAGIDINLINSDGETAFTLNLNNSPKVNDAIIEHIAKLSAANFYIHKQNLAIVNQEQFGKLRIQCLSELEKMKITYVCTSNVTYYNVLCNKCEHKLAVSLKYVSDSDIFDLDIPSLFPLYGGMISYRLKKALGRKKMLFKAISLTNDIFDEIQLPSTFTKDIFKLLTNKDLKKLQ, from the exons ATGGAATTAAACCGTTTAACCTATACCTACGAATACGTTTGCAACTTGATTGAACAAGGAGTTATCGTAGATATTGATACTGTGGTTCCAGTCATGGGTGGTTTAACGCTGCTTCAGATCGCAACTTTCaacaatgataaaaaattggtGGATTATCTGCTTCGCAAGAAAGCTAATGTACATTCAAAAAGCCGATACTGGGGTACAGCTCTTCATACTGCTGTCATAATGAAGTACCTGCCTATAACTGAGAGTCTAATAAATTATGGGGCAGACGTTAATGCTCGGGTACTTGTGGACCCTTATGTGACTCGTTTCCGGTATCCAGTTAACGAAAATGATGAAGATATTCCTGAGTTTTTATTGAAAAGAGACGACGATGTGAATAGGACATTGATTCTTTATGAATTGTGTTTTGCCAAATCACCATTACAAATTGCTGTTGATCAAAGTAAAGAAGAAATGGTGGAGctacttttaaaaa GAACTTCTCTACATTTTGCTGTCAAATGCCTGAACACGGAAGCAGTAGAATTGATCCTTAATGATAGTATGGTTGATCAAAATATAGTGACAGTGTGTGAAAATTCAGCGCTTCATTACGCAATTGAGTTCGCAACCGACGATACGATCATTAGACAACTTCTAAATGCTGgtattgatatcaatttaataaacagtGATGGTGAAACAGCTTTTACTTTAAATCTTAATAATTCACCAAAAGTTAATGACGCAATTATCGAACATATTGCAAAACTCAGTGCGGCGAATTTTTATATCCATAAACAAAATTTGGCAATCGTAAATCAAGAACAATTCGGTAAATTACGCATTCAGTGTTTAAgtgaattagaaaaaatgaagATAACATATGTTTGTACGAGCAATGTTACATATTATAATGTTCTGTGCAATAAATGTGAGCACAAATTGGCTGTTAGTTTAAAGTATGTTAGTGATAGTGATATTTTTGATTTGGACATTCCATCTCTTTTTCCACTATACGGTGGAATGATAagttatcgtttaaaaaaagcattaggacgaaaaaaaatgttattcaaAGCTATTAGTTTAACTAACGATATTTTCGATGAAATCCAACTCCCAA TCATGGGTGGTTTAACGCTGCTTCAGATCGCAACTTTCaacaatgataaaaaattggtGGATTATCTGCTTCGCAAGAAAGCTAATGTACATTCAAAAAGCCGATACTGGGGTACAGCTCTTCATACTGCTGTCATAATGAAGTACCTGCCTATAACTGAGAGTCTAATAAATTATGGGGCAGACGTTAATGCTCGGGTACTTGTGGACCCTTATGTGACTCGTTTCCGGTATCCAGTTAACGAAAATGATGAAGATATTCCTGAGTTTTTATTGAAAAGAGACGACGATGTGAATAGGACATTGATTCTTTATGAATTGTGTTTTGCCAAATCACCATTACAAATTGCTGTTGATCAAAGTAAAGAAGAAATGGTGGAGctacttttaaaaa GAACTTCTCTACATTTTGCTGTCAAATGCCTGAACACGGAAGCAGTAGAATTGATCCTTAATGATAGTATGGTTGATCAAAATATAGTGACAGTGTGTGAAAATTCAGCGCTTCATTACGCAATTGAGTTCGCAACCGACGATACGATCATTAGACAACTTCTAAATGCTGgtattgatatcaatttaataaacagtGATGGTGAAACAGCTTTTACTTTAAATCTTAATAATTCACCAAAAGTTAATGACGCAATTATCGAACATATTGCAAAACTCAGTGCGGCGAATTTTTATATCCATAAACAAAATTTGGCAATCGTAAATCAAGAACAATTCGGTAAATTACGCATTCAGTGTTTAAgtgaattagaaaaaatgaagATAACATATGTTTGTACGAGCAATGTTACATATTATAATGTTCTGTGCAATAAATGTGAGCACAAATTGGCTGTTAGTTTAAAGTATGTTAGTGATAGTGATATTTTTGATTTGGACATTCCATCTCTTTTTCCACTATACGGTGGAATGATAagttatcgtttaaaaaaagcattaggacgaaaaaaaatgttattcaaAGCTATTAGTTTAACTAACGATATTTTCGATGAAATCCAACTCCCAAGTACGTTTACAaaggatatttttaaattactaaccAATAaagacttgaaaaaattacaatga